One Glycine max cultivar Williams 82 chromosome 1, Glycine_max_v4.0, whole genome shotgun sequence genomic window, ACCTCAAAAGGTTCAACAAAGTTAGATAGAACCAATATTGTCGTTGAAGTATTCGGCTTCTATTTTAACTTCTAGAGACTTGCTCATAGTCTTCAATCATGTAAAAGGTTAGCCCTTGTGGGTAAAATGTGTCAATGGTGGAttcaaaagtttttaaattttaaaatttcaaaatatacatgTTAAGTAGTAAAtactatttatagttttttgtattttcttaattaatttttaatttatttattcaaaagaaaaaactacCAGAGCCGCAAATACTAAATCTTGAGGTAGAACAAACATTTCATCCTTTTTGGTATACtaaatccaaaaagaaaaaaaagtttatttaggaaaatggaaacaaaaataataaaagataatttaatttttaaaaagaaaatatattttatgttaaatatctcttatgttttttaatataacaacTAACGAGGAGTATATGGTTAAAGTTATCAATtcaaattaatactttttttttattgttaaacgttaatttttttatttttacgttGATAAACGTTAATTGTTACgctagtttattaaaaaaaggttttttctttccttttcattttctttgcaaGGAAGGATATCCTccttttaaatatactttttgaTACCTTTTGACTAGTTCGCTAAAATTTCTGAAACATGTACCAGTGTTATAAATTTCGAAGGAAATTACACCGATTCGGTAAATTATCGTCATCTGAGTATAGAACAGAGGCGTCCCACGCCGTCTTACGTCGCTTTCACCGATTCCGAGCCTTTGATCGGTGATGTCGCCATGAATCCCACTAACATCGTCTTCGGTAAGATCCGCATctttataatgtattttatttttgtattggaATAGTTTGGGTAAAACGTTCATAGATTTCTAGCTCTGTTATTTGTTActggaatttaattttttgtaaattattattcgtaatttttttattaccttcTTCTTGTTATATGTTTTAAATACCGAGATTGTGAATCGTTGCTTGATTTGAATTGAGGATTGTGTTGTTGGTCTTATTCACTGGAATCACTTTGCCTGGACACGCACTCGCATTGTTCGTTGTAATCTCTTTTTGAATTGAATAGTGTTATGCTAAAATTCAGTGCAATGAGAGTTATTTGATCTCTTAATTACGATGGAATACAGAGTTAGGAGTTATTAACACACTCGCGTTGTTGGTTgaaatttgttttctattttaatgGTATAACATTTttagtttgttaaaaataaatttctcgtgacaattttaaattttgttatgaaGGTTAGGAATTAGGATATTCCACTTTATCCTTCCTTGTATTGAATGTATTCCTATTCGTTTTACCTCTTGTCCTTTTTCACTTGTTTCTCGGCCTTTACCGATCCCAAATGCGTTTTAGTTTGAAAGGATGGTATGATACTAATGATTAAGCCTCCACCTTCTGTAACTTTTCCTTCCTTAATCTCTGAATTGCTTCTTTGATACTTTTGCAGTGAGGAAATTCCAGCTCCAATCTCTTCCAATCCCTTCCACGCGTAATCACTTGCGTGCAAACTGAATTTGTTGATATTGGACAGTTCCCTCACGTAGCAATTTGTAATACTGTGACCTCTGAACCTAATAAATGTGATTTGAAGTTTGAAGAGATAGTATTTTTCATCTCGGCTGAAAAAATGCAggaaatttcatttttgtttttctcttatttttgtaCCATGGCTTGTATAAAGTGTATGTATGCTTGTTTCATATTGAATTTTTCTGCTTCTGTATTTTTCTGGTATTGAACAGATGGTTGTCTGCTACTGTATTTATCTGGTATTGTTGTCCCGGTAAATAGTAGTCAGTGAATTTGATACATGAAACATATAGGCCATGCCAGGTGAATTTGGTACTATATATTTCAGTGACTGATttagttcttttattttgtaaGATACCATGTTAGGCCAGTTTCTATCACACCACCTGTTAGTCCTTCTGTATTCTTAATCTGTTAAaactcaaaaaaatcaatcacatGACATGTTCACTAAAAAAAGCCGGCACAGCAATTAACGGGGCCATTGGAGGAGTAGTGTTCCATTTGCTGCAACTTTGTGTAGGTTTGCCTTTAATATTAAATGATCAATTAGTAGTGCACTTAAAACATTGAAGCATTGAATTTGTCCCTATATTATATGTCTTGTTTATGAACCAAGTTGTTTGTTTACTCTAAATTTTGACTGAATGAATATTAGTGAATCTATAGGAGAAAGACTAGAAATTAAATGGTTCAATGGAGCCTCAGTGCCACTGTTGGAGTCATAGATTATGCATACCAACTTCCTATGTGGATTTCAAATGGCTTGGTTGCCCATTTTTGGTAAAAGAAAACCCAGTTGCAAAGATTCTAATCTACAGGGGATTGTGTTGTCCATAGTTAAAGATCTCACGCTTGGTAGGGGTGTGGTGGCTGAGATTTGTGAAGAGGATGAGTAATCTGATATGGCAAGATCATGCATCAAGTTTTAACTtcatgtgtgtgtttgtgtatgtacACTTAATTGTATTTCTGTTTCTGCCCTTTGTCTAGTCTAGTACACTTGTATGAAAATCTAGTCTTGTATGCAGTGTCTGTTCTAGCAATGCGTCTCTCTTTTCCATATATGTAGTTATGTACTTGTAAGTATAAATAGATGCTTATGAAACTAATATTATCTACAACATTTATTTTCTCCTGAATTCTGCAGTGAAGATGTAAGTGTAGCTCTGACTGATATCTTGAAGCTACCTCTGATGGATAAAAGCAATGGCTGCAGCTTCTCTAGCATATCTTCAATTGCTGTCTTTTCAAGTGCTGTTTTTGTTGTCTCCTTGATTTTGGTTCGTCTCCTTTATGTCTTATACTGTAGCAGCAAGCCCTTGAGCAAAAGGGCTTCAAAACCTTTTAGTACCCTTATTATTTTAGGATCAGGTTTgcactttcttttccttcttttccatCCATATCAAAACATTTCATGAGAATTCcacaaatttatagttttatctGCTGTAGGTGGTCATACTGCTGAGATGCTTAATCTACTGGCAGTGTTACAGAAAGGTAGGTTTAATCCAAGATTCTACATTGCTGCTGCTACTGATAATATGAGTCTTCAAAAAGCTCAGTTGTTGGAGAATTCCCTGGCTGCTGAGGTTCTATTTTTTGCTATGTCTCTCGAAGTACCTTTTATTCAATgaactatatttttcttttttttttctttggtgtgtgtgtgggtgtttTGGTGGGGGTGAGGGGGAgttctaaaatataaattggGTAGTTTTTAACTTGGTGCTCCTTTATTGCAACATATGGATCAATATGTTAATGGCTATAGAAATAGGTGTTCAACACTTTGTCTATGCtttcatttgataattataGGAAAATTATGGAACTCTTTGTTTGGAGATAGTATATGGGCTGAAGTCCTGTATATTTAGATGTCACAATAATTGGCTTTGACTGATGATTATAAACATGACTACTGCTAATGATTCAACCTGTTGCTTGAATAGGTAGATCCAAAGCAATGCTGTCTGGTGCTTTATAGTTTTGTTACATGACTGTATCTAGGAATCTAATAATAGCTTATTGCCACAAGAACTTTGTAGTCTTTAATCATCTGCCATTATCCTTgatggaaattatttttaaatactaaattaaaatatctgtATTTTTTGAATGGTATCGATAGTTTGTTTTGCTGATTTCTGCCATTCTTTCTGGTTTGCTAATCTCAAACTTTTGCCAGTTGCAGATTTGGGGACAGGAAATAGACAATATATATCTATCTAACTTGTCCTTTTCTGTTTTCTATTTCTTCTATTGACATACTtgcaatttgttaatttttattgaagctTGATGAGTTTTGAATTTCACTTCTGCTTGTTGCTGGTTTACAGATGCTGATCAGAAATAGATTTTACTGCAGAATGCAACAAGGGTCACTGATACTGCACAGTTCATGAAGATATATCGGAGTAGAGAAGTTGGTCAATCATATATAACCTCCGTTTGGACTACTTTTGTTGCAATGGTGCATGCGCTATGgctaatgattaaaattagacCTGAAGTGGTACCATGTATATCATTCTTTGcttctattattaattttactatGTTACAATTTGAGGTAATTCTGTATTGCTACTGTCCAGATACTTTGCAATGGACCTGGAACTTGCATTCCCCTCTGTGCTATTGCATTTATATTTAAGGTTCGTATTCCCTTCCTTATTCTTCTATCATTTCCATAATTTCATTTATCCACTTCATTTGATAAATTATGGTTCTACTGAAATTGTTCAAGCTTCTGTGCAGGTACTGGGAATCAGATGGTCATTAATTTTCTACGTTGAGAGTATCGCAAGAGTGAGAAGGCTCTCCTTGAGAGGCCTGCTCCTGTACAAGTTGCGGATGGCTGATAAACTTTTTGTTCAGTGGCCACAGCTGCAACGACAGTATCCCCGAGCTACCTATGCTGGTCGACTCATGTAACCAATTGGTTCCTTTAATATCATTAAGCAAAAGCTGCATTCCATGGTTCATGGTTgtattgattattatatttaagttcTCCCTGCATTTATTAAAGTGTTTTTATAGGTTAATTGATTGCtattctttgttttttcaaaaggacaaagGAAGATAAGAAGATTAAGATATTCGATTACATACAAATTTGTTGGATGTGAAACCGTTTCTTGATAACTACTAATTActaaactttaaaaattttctttgtagTAGTATCACGTACTTTCTATGCTTTTCTTGTTAAGTAGCACCTAGCTATCTTAATTTGATGGCGGGAATATTCGTTAGACCAAATTGGTATTACTCTTTATTTCAGATATATTATTGATTTCTGTCAGTCTTTCATCCAACAAGCatctttacaattttttaaaaaattggttgGATTTTGCCAATTTTTTTAGGCTGCAGATTACTCTTCTCTCTTTCATATTAGGCAGTTGCTTCAAATAAAGAAACTAAGTGTTACATCAACTTCCATTTAAAGCTGACGTACCTTTTTCTTTAACGAGAAATGGAAAAAAGGGCAAAGTGCATTAGTGGCTAGTGCAGAAACAGTTTATTTCTAGTTGTCTTAGCTTATACATCTATATCAATGTGGTTTTGGAGTAATGGATCCACTTTGGTAAATCATGGCCTACTAGAATCAATAGAATGATTATATACATTATGTTGTAATTAGTTGAGATGATAAAGACagagaagatgaaaataaaaaagaaatatttgaattaaagtagatCATTAGATATGTAAGAGTGAGACTTGTATagaactcattttatttctttatttctcttcttcttccctcaACCAAATACAACATAAGTGAGATTAATCAAACAAGTTTTGTACAGTTTACTTAGCTGAAGTTTTTATGGTTTATTGCTGTTttctatttgattttgtttctctTGATGGTTACAaccttatttaaattttatttataaatattcgtGTGGTTTCCCTTTCCCAACGcgtttttttatatcttttgagCAGGGTtaaggttttaaattattttttgggaTAAAGCTAACGTTTGTGTTATGGTTACTGAAGTTACAGAAAAATTGTGGACAAATGTCAAGGTCATGGACTGCATTTCGAAATTATGGTAGCAGTCTTCTGCAAGTGACATTTTCAAAACATTTATGGAAACAGTTGGCTAATTTATGTCCTTGTTAATTGAAAACAAGTGCGGTATGTAATTGTAATCAAACTcccctcattttttttcatgaggaatATTGTAAACGAATGTCTAAAGATACTAATTAGGAAAtcgataaataaattaaggCAAATGTTAACGGATATTTAATGGCATTGGTTAAtaattaatagattttttttattaggaagTATTTCTAATATATTCTTATCATGACTTTCAATGtattttcaacaaaattttcataaatattttatttattaatttcttaacttaggacattttataattcataaataaaaatatttattgaaaatcagaTGAAAATGTTACACTAAATGTTACCCTTTCAATATACCGAAAACAAAATGTTACACTCTCTTAATTGTTTTACTCTTTATTGCTTAACTAGTATTCTCAAGTAATTGTTAacatattctttttaaaatataacaacttataaataattcttttattttctgcttCTTAAGCACGACCTTACAAAATACTAGaaattttctcctttgtctCTAGCAATGATTAACAATATcttattttgattgaaaatatttgattttgaatcttttcttcttatttatatcACATCCGCAATTAGTCATAGGCCCATACATCCCCATCAGTTACTCCAATTTCAACAATTTCCCTTTCTACGAGAAAAGTTAATCTGAAAATGAACAAGCCAAACTTGCCGCCTTAAAAAGCCAGTTTTACTATAAGGGAAAAAATAATACTGTGGTTGATCCCTAAACTGAAGGCTATAGCAGCCAGAAAATTTTAACTTGAATGGGAACATCTTCACACGCCTTCTGATATTCTGATATTCAATGAATAGTTTATACTAaatgattaaaaacatattcaaatTCAGTTATAAATGCATAGTCTTGAAATAAACGGCAAGACTATACTTGTCCACATTTGCCCACATCGCAATGGTTCTATAGGTCTCTCTGCTCTCTAGTCTCTTGTTGATTGAAGGCCTATACAGACTACCCCTTTCTCTGgtttctttttactttaaaaattcaGCAATTTTACCTActattgaaagaagaaaaaaaaaactgtatgcTCTCCCACACAATTTATGCTACAAGCTGCCGATTTAAAGAAAATCTTCATACAAACAGAATGGAACTTTAAGAAGACAGCTCTTTATACATACTTCTGTTTTGGACATGATGAATGGAACCTAAATATGTGACCCACTTTACATAATCATAAATTCGCAGTGCTGGACTCTACTAACCTAGTTAGCTATTTGGGCATGACTTGTATTATATATACAGTTAAATAAtatgacaaatattaattactagCCACTTTTGTTCTCAAGTTTGTAAATGCagtagaattaaaatacaaatgctGTTTATATACGATCAATAGATGTGATGATGATATGACATACATATGCCCTATAACTATTGAGCAATTGAGCATAGTGGATCAACTCAGGGAATATCATTAGAGTTtctttattacatttttaataatattttatattttttttataatgtcatatcacattttttattttaaggaacaatgtcatatcatatttttattttaagcaatttagtgtgtttggatgaacattaaaatttattttgaagtaatgtgattaatgtttgaat contains:
- the LOC100775914 gene encoding UDP-N-acetylglucosamine transferase subunit ALG14 homolog isoform X1, translating into MSNLIWQDHASSFNFMCVFVEDVSVALTDILKLPLMDKSNGCSFSSISSIAVFSSAVFVVSLILVRLLYVLYCSSKPLSKRASKPFSTLIILGSGGHTAEMLNLLAVLQKGRFNPRFYIAAATDNMSLQKAQLLENSLAAENATRVTDTAQFMKIYRSREVGQSYITSVWTTFVAMVHALWLMIKIRPEVILCNGPGTCIPLCAIAFIFKVLGIRWSLIFYVESIARVRRLSLRGLLLYKLRMADKLFVQWPQLQRQYPRATYAGRLM
- the LOC100775914 gene encoding UDP-N-acetylglucosamine transferase subunit ALG14 homolog isoform X3 yields the protein MSNLIWQDHASSFNFMCVFVEDVSVALTDILKLPLMDKSNGCSFSSISSIAVFSSAVFVVSLILVRLLYVLYCSSKPLSKRASKPFSTLIILGSGGHTAEMLNLLAVLQKGRFNPRFYIAAATDNMSLQKAQLLENSLAAENATRVTDTAQFMKIYRSREVGQSYITSVWTTFVAMVHALWLMIKIRPEVILCNGPGTCIPLCAIAFIFKLLCRYWESDGH
- the LOC100775914 gene encoding UDP-N-acetylglucosamine transferase subunit ALG14 homolog isoform X2, producing the protein MDKSNGCSFSSISSIAVFSSAVFVVSLILVRLLYVLYCSSKPLSKRASKPFSTLIILGSGGHTAEMLNLLAVLQKGRFNPRFYIAAATDNMSLQKAQLLENSLAAENATRVTDTAQFMKIYRSREVGQSYITSVWTTFVAMVHALWLMIKIRPEVILCNGPGTCIPLCAIAFIFKVLGIRWSLIFYVESIARVRRLSLRGLLLYKLRMADKLFVQWPQLQRQYPRATYAGRLM